The DNA segment TCGCAATTGCAGGGATGTCGTGCAAAAAGTATCTGGATATAAATAAAAACCCATTGTCTGCCGAAAAGGTAGAAGCTAAATTGCTGTTTGGCTATGCTGTAACGGCCTGGGATGTAAGTAAAAATAGTGGTGATAATTACATTGCACTTGGATTTCTTGGGCAAACATTATCCTCTGGTGGTGACTTCTCTGAAAACTGGGGTTCGTCCAATTTATACAACATCAGTACCAATATCATCGGTAATGGCTGGAAAGTATATTACAGTACAGCCGGTTTTAACTTGAAACAAGCTATTAAAGCTGCCGAGTCTGCTAAACCTGTAAATAACAATGGGGCTGCACAATGTAAAATTATACTGGCCCAGCTATTGTTTGAGGGAACGACTTTATTTGGTGATGTTCCCTATTCACAGGCTTTTGATATAAATCAGTTTCCTTATCCTAAATATGATGCCCAGAAGGATGTCTTGGAATCTTTATTGAAACTGCTTGATGAAGCTAACGCGCAAATTGATGTGGCAAACACAACCAAGATAGCTGATTATGACATTTTTTATGGTGGTGTAATGGCAAACTGGAAAAAACTCGCCAATTCCATCAAATTTAAAATTTTGATGACAATGGTCGATAAAGATCCTAGTAAAGCTGCAGCCATTGGTGCACTTGTTCAGGCGCCGGCAACTATGATTGCTTCACCTGCTGATAATTTTAGGGTTTTGTATTCAGGAAATACAAACAATGAGAATCCTAAATTCAGGTTATTTGGCGGTCAGAATCCTTTTACTTATGCAAATAAGACTGTTACAGACTGGATGGTTCGAAAAAATGATCCAAGATTGCCAAAATATTTTGATAGGCCAGCAGGGGAAACTAACTATATTGGTGTTCCAGCCAATGTGGATGCGGATGAGCACACTTCTTTGATCAGTACTTATTTGTACAGGAAAACTGCACCTTCGCTTATATTCTCTTTTCAGGAAATGCTGTTTTTGCAGGCAGAAGTTTATGCCAGGGGAATTGGTGTTCCAAAAAATTTGACTACTGCGAATACTTTATATAAGAACGCACTTCAAGCTGCGTTTACTTTTTACGAAGCCGATCCAGCTAAGGTTTCTGCCTATATGACACCTGGAGGTGGCTTGGTTGATTTAACCACCGCTGCAGATCCGGTAAAAGAAATTCATATGGAACAATGGATTGATATGATGGACAGGCCATTGGAGGCATTTTTACAATGGAGAAGATCTGGACCGGACGGAAGTGAAGTGCCATTGCTGACCGTGCCTTTTGGCGCAACAGCTGGACCTCTTTTCAGAAGACTTCCTTTGTCTGATGATGAGATCCGCGCAAATCCTAACATCCCGAACCCACAACCAAAGTATACGGATAAAGTTTGGTTTGATCTATAAGGTTTTAATAAAGGTCTAATACTAAAAAACGAATGGGCTGTACTCAATAAAGAGGCAGCCCATTTTTTATATGATTATGTTTAATTACTATTTAAAAGACAGTGTTACTTCCTGGCCCTCTACTCCTAACTTAACCTGTTTCCCCAATACCATTGCCCGGTTGTCGTCAATATGTCCGGTAGGAAAATTAAAACAAACCGGATAGTTGTATTCTTTTACAATATCCCATATGACCTGCTCGGGACTGGCACCAAAGGGAATCGATTCCGGCGTAATTTCATTAAAAGCACCAACAATAAGGCCTTTTAATTTGGCCAGTTTGCCACTGCGCTTCAACATACGCATCATTCTATCTATGGAATATTCATGTTCACCAACATCTTCCAGAAACAGGATTTTATCGTTATAGTCCATTTCCGATTCCGAACCTTGTACGGCAACCAGCAAAGTTAAATTGCCGCCAATTAAAAGGCCCTCGGCATGGCCACTGCGGTTTTCGAATGTGCTGGTATGATGATAACTGACTGCGCCCCCAAATAAAGCGGCTTTTAAAGATTCGAGCGATGCCAGGCTTGCTTCATCAAATGTATAGGGCATTTGGCCATGAATGCTTTGTGTTTTTACTTCCGCAAACAGATGGGAGAGCAAAACGGTGATGTCGCTAAAGCCAACAATCCATTTGGGATAGCGTTTAAATGTGCTGAAGTCAAGGTCATCAATGATCCTGATGGTGCCATAGCCCCCTCTTCCGGCAATAACGGCCTTAATTTCCGGATCGTCTAAAAAGCCTTGCAGGTCAGCAGCCCTTAAAGCATCGTCGCCAGCAAACTGGTGGTGCACTGCACTTACTGTTTTTCCCCTGATCACGGTTAATCCCCATTGTTCAAGAAGGGCAATCGCACTTTCTATACTCCTGGGTAATTGCTTGGCCGGACAAACAATTGCAATTTTGTCACCTTTTTTTAAATACGGGGGCTGCTTAATCATTACGTAAAACACTTATCTTTGCCAAAATAATAAAAATAGTTTTGGATAACAGTAAAATAAAAAGATATACGGTAACCGCCGCGCTTCCTTATACCAATGGACCGGTACATATCGGGCATTTGGCAGGTGTTTATTTACCTGCAGATACCTATGTGAGGTACCTGCGCTCTAATAAAAGGGATGTAAAGTTTATTTGCGGCTCTGACGAAAATGGGGTACCCATTACCCTCAAGGCCAAAAAAGAAGGGGTAACCCCCCAGGTTATTGTAGATAAATACCATAAGATCATTGGTGATTCTTTTAAAGAATTTGGTGTTTCTTTTGATATTTATCACCGCACATCATCACTGATGCACCACCAGACTGCATCCGACTTTTTTGAGACCCTTTATAACAAAGGGGTTTTTACTGAAGAGGTTACCGAACAGTATTATGATGAAAAGGCACAGACGTTTCTGGCCGATCGCTACATTACCGGTACCTGCCCGAAATGTGGCAATGAAAATGCTTATGGCGATCAGTGCGAAAACTGCGGCAGTACGTTAAATGCAACTGATCTGATCAATCCGAAGTCGACATTATCAGGTGAGCCACCTGTAAGAAAGGAAACCAGGAACTGGTTTTTGCCATTGGATAAATATGAAGAGCAGTTAAGAAAATATATTGACGGACATAAAGAATGGAAGCCAAATGTATTTGGGCAATGCCAATCCTGGTTAAACGCAGGTTTACAGCCCAGGGCGATGACCCGTGATCTGGACTGGGGCGTAAAGGTGCCATTAAAGGATGCGGAAGGGAAAGTACTTTATGTTTGGTTTGACGCCCCTATTGGCTACATTTCAGCAACAAAGGAACTCTTTGAATATGCCCGTCTGGATGTGTGGAACCCAAAGGCCGAAGAATATTATATCAACCAGAGTGAGGTAGAAAAAGGCAGCTGGGAAGATTACTGGAAAGATGAAGAAGCCAAACTGGTGCACTTTATAGGAAAAGACAATATCGTTTTTCATTGCATCATATTTCCGGCAATGTTAATGGCGCATGGCGATTACATTTTAGCAGATAATGTACCGGCCAATGAATTTTTAAACCTGGAAGGGCAGAAAATATCTACTTCTAAAAACTGGGCCGTATGGTTAAATGAATATCTGGAAGAGTTTAAGGATAAACAGGATGTATTGCGCTACGTATTAACGGCCACGGCTCCTGAAACAAAAGATAACGATTTTACCTGGAAAGATTTTCAGGCCAGGAACAACAATGAACTGGTTGCCATATTGGGCAATTTTGTAAACCGGGTGGTGGTACTGACGCACAAGTACTTTAAGGGTAAGGTGCCAATGTGTATGCACATTACACCGGAAGACCAGCAGGTAATGGATGAGCTGGCTGCAGCCCCGGCAAAAATCAGCGCATCGATAGAGAATTACCGTTTCAGGGAAGCGTTGGGTGAGGTAATGAATGTTGCACGCTTGGGCAATAAATACCTGGCAGACACAGAGCCTTGGAAAGTGATTAAAACGGATGAGGACAGGGTGCGTACGATTTTGAACATCAGTTTACAGATCGCTGCCAATTTAGAAATACTGATTGAGCCGTTCCTGCCGTTTACAGCGGATAAGCTGATGAAAATGCTGAACTATGGTGGGCATACCTGGGAATCGGCAGGTAACGTAAATTTACTGCATAGGGGCCATCAGCTGAATGAGCCGGTATTGCTGTTTGAAAAAATTGAAGATGAGGCCGTACAGGCCCAGATAGATAAACTGAACAGGAGCAAAGCGGACAATACTGCTGCTGCTGCGGTTACAGCACCGGCAAAAGAAAACATTCAGTTTGAACAGTTTACAGCCGTTGATATCAGAGTTGCCACGATAATTGCGGCAGAGAAGGTAGAAAAAACCAAAAAGTTGCTAAAACTAACACTGGATACTGGAATAGACCAGCGTACAGTGGTTTCTGGTATAGCCGAATTTTATAAGCCAGAAGATGTGATTGGGCAACAGGTTAGCCTTGTGGTCAATCTGGCACCGAGAGAGATCAAGGGGATTGTTTCACAGGGAATGATCCTGATGTCGGAAGATGCAGAGGGGAAGCTGGCGTTTGTGGCGCCGGTAGTTAAGCATAATAACGGTAGTGTGATCAGGTAAACGGATCACACAAAAGTTAAGATAAAACTAAACCAATATAAACCTGATGCTATGACAAGACTAAACCTTAGTTTGCTGCTACTGCTTATGGTTCATTTTGCGCATGCGCAATGGAAACCTGTTCCTGGAAAAATTTCAACAGACTGGGCAGCTAAAGTAAACCCATCCAACCCTTTACCTGAATATCCGAGACCACAACTGGTCCGTAAAAGCTGGATAAACCTTAACGGGTTATGGCAATATGCCATTTTACCTAAAGGCAGTGATAAAATACCGGTAAGCTATGCAGGGCAGATCCTGGTTCCTTATGCGGTAGAATCTTCACTGAGTGGTGTGGGTAAAATGGTTGGTGAAAACAATGTATTGTGGTATAACCGCAGCATAGACCTGCCAGCAAAAATGATGGGAGGGAAATTATTGCTTCATTTTGGAGCTGTAGATTGGTCTTGTAGGGTGTATGTAAACGGAAAGCTTGCAGGCGAGCATGCCGGGGGCTATGATGCCTTTTCCTTCGACCTTACTTCGCTGGTCAGAAAGGGTGTTAAACAGAATATTTCCGTACAGGTCTGGGATCCTACAGATGATGGACCACAGCCACGGGGCAAACAGGTTAAACAACCCAAAGGTATTTGGTATACACCTGTTACAGGGATATGGCAAACCGTATGGCTGGAAAATGTACCTCAAACTTATATTGTAGCTACCAAACAAACGCCTGATATTGATAAAAAACAATTGGCTGTTCGGGTAGAAGTTGCTGATTTACAATCGGGCGATCAGCTGGAAGTTACTGCCTGGGAGGGTGCCAAGCGGGTTGCTTTACAGGCCGGTGATCCGCAAAGAGAATTGATACTGAACATTCCTGATCCCAGGTTATGGTCACCGGAATCGCCATTTCTATATGATCTGAAAGTAGCGGTTAAGAGAAAAGGGAAAACGATTGATGAGGTTGCGTCCTATTTTGGAATGCGTAAATCTGCTATGGCTAAGGATGCCGCCGGCATACAAAGGATGACGCTGAACAATCAGTTTGTATTTCAATACGGGCCTTTAGATCAGGGCTGGTGGCCGGATGGTTTATACACGGCCCCAACAGATGAAGCATTAAAATTTGATATCGAAAAAACGAAGGCTTTGGGATTTAATATGATCCGGAAGCATGTTAAAGTAGAGCCGGCCAGATGGTATTACCATTGCGATAAAATGGGCATGCTGGTATGGCAGGATATGCCAAGCGGCGATACCGGAGGAAATGTATGGGATGCGAAACCTGGTTTTATCACCGGCGGCAAGCTGGATAAGGACCGTAGCCCGGAATCGGAAAATATTTTCAGAAAGGAGTGGAAAGCCATTATGGATCAGTGCTATAATTATCCGAGCATTGTTTCCTGGGTTCCTTTTAACGAAGCATGGGGCCAATTTAAAACCAAAGAAATTGTAGACTGGACGATGAAATATGATCCATCGCGCCTGGTAAATGCAGCGAGTGGCGGAAATTATTTTATGGGCGCAGGACAGGTGCTCGACCTCCACATTTATCCGGCACCTGCGATGCCTGATCCTGCAATTTTTGGTGCCCGGCAAGCTTTGGTGTTGGGTGAATTTGGTGGATTGGGGCTGCCGATTGAGGGGCATACCTGGCTGGACAAGGGCAATTGGGGATACCAGAGTTATAAAAACAAGGAGGATCTGTTTGCACAGTATACCAAGTTTATCAGCGCTATTCCTAAATTGATCCGTTCGGGCTTATCTGCTGCGGTTTATACCCAGACAACGGATGTGGAAATAGAAACCAATGGCCTGTTTACGTATGATAGAAAAGTGTTAAAAATGCC comes from the Pedobacter heparinus DSM 2366 genome and includes:
- a CDS encoding SusD/RagB family nutrient-binding outer membrane lipoprotein, coding for MKIRNKIFASSLLLLVAIAGMSCKKYLDINKNPLSAEKVEAKLLFGYAVTAWDVSKNSGDNYIALGFLGQTLSSGGDFSENWGSSNLYNISTNIIGNGWKVYYSTAGFNLKQAIKAAESAKPVNNNGAAQCKIILAQLLFEGTTLFGDVPYSQAFDINQFPYPKYDAQKDVLESLLKLLDEANAQIDVANTTKIADYDIFYGGVMANWKKLANSIKFKILMTMVDKDPSKAAAIGALVQAPATMIASPADNFRVLYSGNTNNENPKFRLFGGQNPFTYANKTVTDWMVRKNDPRLPKYFDRPAGETNYIGVPANVDADEHTSLISTYLYRKTAPSLIFSFQEMLFLQAEVYARGIGVPKNLTTANTLYKNALQAAFTFYEADPAKVSAYMTPGGGLVDLTTAADPVKEIHMEQWIDMMDRPLEAFLQWRRSGPDGSEVPLLTVPFGATAGPLFRRLPLSDDEIRANPNIPNPQPKYTDKVWFDL
- a CDS encoding S66 peptidase family protein, translating into MIKQPPYLKKGDKIAIVCPAKQLPRSIESAIALLEQWGLTVIRGKTVSAVHHQFAGDDALRAADLQGFLDDPEIKAVIAGRGGYGTIRIIDDLDFSTFKRYPKWIVGFSDITVLLSHLFAEVKTQSIHGQMPYTFDEASLASLESLKAALFGGAVSYHHTSTFENRSGHAEGLLIGGNLTLLVAVQGSESEMDYNDKILFLEDVGEHEYSIDRMMRMLKRSGKLAKLKGLIVGAFNEITPESIPFGASPEQVIWDIVKEYNYPVCFNFPTGHIDDNRAMVLGKQVKLGVEGQEVTLSFK
- the metG gene encoding methionine--tRNA ligase; the encoded protein is MDNSKIKRYTVTAALPYTNGPVHIGHLAGVYLPADTYVRYLRSNKRDVKFICGSDENGVPITLKAKKEGVTPQVIVDKYHKIIGDSFKEFGVSFDIYHRTSSLMHHQTASDFFETLYNKGVFTEEVTEQYYDEKAQTFLADRYITGTCPKCGNENAYGDQCENCGSTLNATDLINPKSTLSGEPPVRKETRNWFLPLDKYEEQLRKYIDGHKEWKPNVFGQCQSWLNAGLQPRAMTRDLDWGVKVPLKDAEGKVLYVWFDAPIGYISATKELFEYARLDVWNPKAEEYYINQSEVEKGSWEDYWKDEEAKLVHFIGKDNIVFHCIIFPAMLMAHGDYILADNVPANEFLNLEGQKISTSKNWAVWLNEYLEEFKDKQDVLRYVLTATAPETKDNDFTWKDFQARNNNELVAILGNFVNRVVVLTHKYFKGKVPMCMHITPEDQQVMDELAAAPAKISASIENYRFREALGEVMNVARLGNKYLADTEPWKVIKTDEDRVRTILNISLQIAANLEILIEPFLPFTADKLMKMLNYGGHTWESAGNVNLLHRGHQLNEPVLLFEKIEDEAVQAQIDKLNRSKADNTAAAAVTAPAKENIQFEQFTAVDIRVATIIAAEKVEKTKKLLKLTLDTGIDQRTVVSGIAEFYKPEDVIGQQVSLVVNLAPREIKGIVSQGMILMSEDAEGKLAFVAPVVKHNNGSVIR
- a CDS encoding glycoside hydrolase family 2 protein; translation: MTRLNLSLLLLLMVHFAHAQWKPVPGKISTDWAAKVNPSNPLPEYPRPQLVRKSWINLNGLWQYAILPKGSDKIPVSYAGQILVPYAVESSLSGVGKMVGENNVLWYNRSIDLPAKMMGGKLLLHFGAVDWSCRVYVNGKLAGEHAGGYDAFSFDLTSLVRKGVKQNISVQVWDPTDDGPQPRGKQVKQPKGIWYTPVTGIWQTVWLENVPQTYIVATKQTPDIDKKQLAVRVEVADLQSGDQLEVTAWEGAKRVALQAGDPQRELILNIPDPRLWSPESPFLYDLKVAVKRKGKTIDEVASYFGMRKSAMAKDAAGIQRMTLNNQFVFQYGPLDQGWWPDGLYTAPTDEALKFDIEKTKALGFNMIRKHVKVEPARWYYHCDKMGMLVWQDMPSGDTGGNVWDAKPGFITGGKLDKDRSPESENIFRKEWKAIMDQCYNYPSIVSWVPFNEAWGQFKTKEIVDWTMKYDPSRLVNAASGGNYFMGAGQVLDLHIYPAPAMPDPAIFGARQALVLGEFGGLGLPIEGHTWLDKGNWGYQSYKNKEDLFAQYTKFISAIPKLIRSGLSAAVYTQTTDVEIETNGLFTYDRKVLKMPLDGMYQLHRQLYDPSLVKW